One genomic segment of Vulpes vulpes isolate BD-2025 chromosome 2, VulVul3, whole genome shotgun sequence includes these proteins:
- the TARDBP gene encoding TAR DNA-binding protein 43 — MSEYIRVTEDENDEPIEIPSEDDGTVLLSTVTAQFPGACGLRYRNPVSQCMRGVRLVEGILHAPDAGWGNLVYVVNYPKDNKRKMDETDASSAVKVKRAVQKTSDLIVLGLPWKTTEQDLKEYFSTFGEVLMVQVKKDIKTGHSKGFGFVRFTEYETQVKVMSQRHMIDGRWCDCKLPNSKQSPDEPLRSRKVFVGRCTEDMTADELRQFFCQYGEVVDVFIPKPFRAFAFVTFADDQVAQSLCGEDLIIKGISVHISNAEPKHNSNRQLERSGRFGGNPGGFGNQGGFGNSRGGGAGLGNNQGSNMGGGMNFGAFSINPAMMAAAQAALQSSWGMMGMLASQQNQSGPSGNNQSQGNMQREPNQAFGSGNNSYSGSNSGAAIGWGSASNAGSGSGFNGGFGSSMDSKSSGWGM; from the exons ATGTCCGAGTACATTCGGGTGACGGAGGACGAGAACGACGAGCCCATCGAGATCCCGTCGGAGGATGACGGCACCGTGCTGCTGTCCACCGTCACCGCCCAGTTCCCCGGGGCGTGCGGGCTGCGCTACCGGAACCCGGTGTCCCAGTGCATGCGGGGCGTGCGGCTGGTGGAGGGGATCCTGCACGCCCCCGACGCCGGCTGGGGCAACCTGGTGTACGTGGTCAACTACCCCAAAG aTAACAAACGAAAAATGGATGAGACAGATGCTTCTTCAGCAGTGAAAGTGAAAAGAGCTGTCCAGAAAACTTCTGATTTAATAGTGTTGGGTCTTCCGTGGAAAACGACTGAACAGgatctaaaagaatattttagtaCCTTTGGAGAAGTTCTTATGGTTCAG gtcAAGAAAGATATTAAAACTGGTCATTCAAAGGGGTTTGGCTTTGTTCGTTTTACGGAGTATGAAACCCAGGTTAAAGTAATGTCACAGCGACATATGATAGATGGACGGTGGTGTGATTGTAAACTTCCTAATTCTAAG CAAAGCCCAGATGAGCCTCTGAGAAGTAGGAAGGTGTTTGTTGGGCGCTGTACGGAGGACATGACCGCCGACGAGCTGCGGCAGTTCTTCTGCCAGTACGGAGAAGTGGTAGACGTCTTCATTCCCAAACCGTTCAGGGCCTTTGCCTTTGTTACATTTGCAGATGATcag GTTGCCCAGTCTCTTTGTGGAGAGGACTTGATCATTAAAGGAATCAGCGTACATATATCCAATGCTGAACCTAAGCACAATAGCAATAGACAGTTAGAAAGAAGTGGAAGATTTGGTGGTAATCCAGGTGGCTTTGGGAATCAGGGTGGATTTGGTAACAGTAGAGGGGGTGGAGCTGGTTTGGGAAACAATCAAGGTAGTAATATGGGTGGAGGGATGAACTTTGGTGCTTTTAGCATTAATCCGGCTATGATGGCTGCGGCCCAGGCAGCGCTGCAGAGCAGCTGGGGCATGATGGGCATGTTAGCCAGTCAGCAGAACCAGTCGGGCCCATCAGGTAACAACCAAAGCCAAGGCAACATGCAGAGGGAGCCAAATCAGGCCTTTGGTTCTGGAAATAACTCCTATAGCGGTTCTAATTCAGGTGCAGCGATTGGTTGGGGATCCGCATCAAATGCAGGGTCAGGCAGCGGTTTTAATGGAGGCTTTGGCTCAAGCATGGATTCTAAATCCTCTGGCTGGGGGATGTAG